The Phragmites australis chromosome 1, lpPhrAust1.1, whole genome shotgun sequence genomic interval gccgccgcggtgATTGCTTTTTCCTTGTTCGTTTTGTTCCAAGCAGAGTTGAGGTTGCGGGAGCCATGGCCATTGTTGTTGCTAGGAGCGTTGTGGCCGGAAGACTTGGTGCTGGGGGCAACAACAAGGGCCATGGTGGCATCGGGAAGAGTGATCTTGATGTATGCCTCCTCGAGGAGAAGGGATCACGCCTCAAGGAAGGTGGGAAAGAACATTTTGGTCTTGATGATGGTGGCAATGTTACGGATTGGCTCGTTGAGGCCACGAAGAAGGGTGAGGACGAGGGTGTCCTCGAAAACCTTTTAATCAATGTCAGCAAGGGCGTCATCGTAGGACTTGAGGCATTGGGAGTAAGCGAGGATGGATTGAATGCCTTGGGCCGAATTGCGAAATATGCTTCGAGTGAGAGAGCTTGGGAGGTCTTGGTGCCACGGAAGAGCCTTTCTAAACTCTTCCAAACGTCGCGCATGTAGGCGCAAGGGGTGAGGACGATGGCGAGGATCTCATCTGAGACGGTTGCATAGAGGGAGAGGGCAATGTAATCGATCGACTTCCAGGTCACATCGTTCGAAGGTCGAGAAGAACAGTTGACACAATACTTGGCACTGAATTTGCCGATGAGAACTAATAACAGTTCACGCCGTCTGGTGTAATTTGGTGGACAATGTTCAAAAGAGAAGGATATATGGGCACCAACATTTATGGTGGAGAGGGCAGAAGTCAGACCTACGGTGGCATCGACCATAGCAAGGGTTCGTGGCAACAGGAGGAAGGAGGGGTAACCGCTAAGTATTAGGCCATTTTGGCTGATACCATGAAAGTGTGGAAGAATTGGATTGGATAATCACGCAATGAATTGTTTGATTGCACACCGAGGTGTTTATGTGGTTACAAGTGCACAAGTGCATGAACTGGAGCTATACATGGTAACAAATTGTGTAGATTGCAAACTGCCTAACTAATGTTGATTAATATGTCAATGGATGGGGCGGCAATCAGGCAATCAAGCAGGCGCCATACCAGGAGATTGTGGCAATCAGGCAGGCGCAATATCAGGGGGTTGTTGCCGGACTGGGAATAGTGCGGGCGCGGCATTTCAGGAGAGGATATTCCAACACGCacaaatgaaatgaaatgaaatggGTCAGCTCAGCTCAGGATAGATAGGTTGTATACACAGGAAGAGGGAGGGCAACCACATCAGTTACTACATAGAGTTACAATAGAAAACAAAATCACATGAGCTTGCTCCTCCACTGCTCCGGCAGTGAAGCACCGAATACCTGGGCCAGCACCAGCTTCTGCCTCTTGTTCAGTCGACAGAATTCTTGGCCCCTGCGGGTGTCACCATTCAATAGCTTGCGTCCGTCATCTACTGCTTTCCTTCTCAGGGAGCACAGCAGCGCTGATGGTTCGGCTGTTACAATGTCATCTTCGGCTTCATCTGCTCCCCAGTCCAACTCATCATCAGTCATGCCTCTTGATGCGTCATGTATTATTGATTCATGGGCTTCACGGCTTCCATCTTTTGCAGGCGCAGAGTCTGTGTGGCTGCTAGCCCCCCACCATTTCATAGTTTCACAAGACAAGCCAGAAGATGGAAATCCGAACTTGAAATCATCCATGCAGGTTGGGATGCCTTTGGTTTGGCTAGCCAGGGCCAAGCTTGGTGAAGCATTTTGTTTACCTGAGGGTGAAATCTGCCCTCCTACTGCCTTAGAACTGCTCTGTTGAGGTTTTGCTGCTCCTTGGGAAATGCTTGATGACCTATCAACATGTCCAATTCAAGTGTCAGATAAATGCAGcaatttgtttcttcaaaatAACAATGATAAGCATATCATCATGCGATCCATGCATGGTGCAGAGAACTATAAGATACAACTTTATGCTGTAATACTCGGGAAAAAAGTGAGGATATGGTTAATAACTTCATATCTTTCAAGGACTCGCAATTCACAAAACATGTTTAACACTGCATGAAGCATGCTTTGGAGATCAGAGAGCCCTGGAGAGGGATGGTTAAAGTGAGTGGTCATGATCAGGGTTTACCTGGTAACCACCACAGCATACCACTACCAACACGTCAAAGCCCTAAGAAAGCAGATGCGCAATAGAAAGCTGAATGATTAACCAGTACAAAAACACACACCATATGCATTGCACAATTATGTTCCGATTGATGTTCGAAAGCACCGCGGTCGCATCTCAACTCTCAAGTGCTCACAACAAAAAATGTACCAAAGTGGTGAAAGACCAAACAAAGAGAAAAatgaagattaaaaaaacacaGCCATGCTGATAATTAGtttacctgaattttttttttcaaacatgcaGGAAAACTACGTGTCATTGTATTAAGATGAAAGAACAGTCTGAGTACAAAACACAACGAAGAAAAAGCAaaacaaacagaaaaaaaaaacacaaagacAGCAACAGAACACACCCATGCCAAATCTGATCAAAGATGAACAAGTGCGCCACCGACTGAGAAAAAACAACCCAATACAAGGGAAACTAGATCAAGGCAGCAGCGTACGCAATCCCTTCGTCCCAGCAAGGCACTACGGACAGCCCTTCTTCATGACCTCACAAATGACTGACTGCACGCTGGGTGTGGCGCCATTGAAGATACAATCATCCCTGTGCTTCTAAGTCCATGACCCTAGAATCACCAGCGAATTGAAGCCTTTCCGCCGCTACTTGTCAACCTTTCTTGCCGCCCATCGCCACCAGACCTTTAGAACAGAGTCATAAGGTCGCAGTATAAGATACGGCAGGACAATTCTGCACAACAAGGGGAACCACACCTGTCATGCGAACACACAGCCAGTAagcaagtgttggattgttttGTCCTCCTGAACATAGTCACAAGAAATTTGGGTCGATCAGGTCGAGGAACCGGGTCGCGGGACACGGGTTGACATCTAACAAAAATATGGCACGAAGGAGGTATACCTCTTCGGGACGACAAACTAACGAGCGACCCTGATTCATCCGCGTCGATGACTCATTGTAAAGATTAAAGACATATGCTATAAATATAGATGCTAACCAGTACATGTATATAacagaaaaataacaaaaagataTATACATACTTTCCACAGCCCACTCGATGGCCCGGATGTATATTTTTTTGTGGGCCATGCTGTAGAGAGATGATAATGAACTGATGATAAAGTACATTGAGTGTCCCATTAGCATCTCCACAAGCCCACACAGAACCCTATCTACTCCTCTCCAGTTTCCACCACACAAAGCAGCCCTCTCTCATTGTCTCTCCCATGCAAGTCCTCTCTCGTAGCAGCTCTTTCTCTCCAGCAGTGGAGCATCCCATGGCGAGCAAGCCATCCTCTCCCGGTGGGTGACGACAAGAGGCAACGACGGCTTCGTCCTGGCGGCTTGGCGCTCCATCCTCTCCCGACGGGCGACAGCAAGAGGCAACGACGGCTTCGTCTCAGGGCGTCCCGATGACGAACCGGTCCCGCCATCCGGATCGATTGATCCAGGGTCATGGATCGCGGCATTGACCCCGTTCCCGGTGACTATGCTCCTGGCAACGACGGCTTCGTCCTGGCGGCTTGGCGCTCTATCCTCTCCCGACGGGCGACGACAAGAGGCAACGGCGGCTTCGTCTCGGCGGCATCCCGACGACGAACCGGTCCCGCCATCCAGATCGATTGATCCAGGGTCATGGATTGCGGCATTGACCCCGTTCCCGGTGACTATGCTCCTAAATCCTGATCGCAAAGCAGGCAGCTTTGCGGCAGCCCATGTCTCGCCAAGCGATCGGCTACCCAGCAGTGGTTATGGATCACTAGCCACACAAAAACTTGGACAGGGGCGAGACGTGGGCTCGAATATGCCGCCGCCAATGAAGAACGCCTAGTACGCCgacttggtgaagatgtcgccCATGGTTTGTCGGGCTGTGTCTTATGCAACCAGAGCCAGCGCATGCACAACGCCCACCCCAACATCTCCAGATTGTGTATTCCAAATCCACAAGGCTCGAGCGGCCTGCAAACCCACGGCCATGCAATTAGGCAGTGTTCCCTATTAACATGATCTCATCCCTTCCATAGGAAGGCCACGTGTCTCTTGTCAATAGCTTTGATGACCCATTTGGGGAGCTCCATTGCAATTAACGGATAAATGGGGATGGCGGTTAGTACGCACACCAAAACTGCCCGACCTATGGGATGCATCAATGCCGCCTTCCAGCCTGACAGACTTGGGGCGACACTTTTGAATTTGTGGACGCGACAGCAACCTGTTGGTTGGCTTGGTGACGTTGTCCAGGAACGCAACAGTTGGTGTGGTGGTTCAGCCCACAACATTGGAAGCTTGCTTGGATGGTGCCAGTGAGAGGTGGGCCACCGTCAGTTTTTGCAAACACCGCATGTACAGCAACTTGCATGTCTTGAGCTTGAATTGACTAGGGTTTGGCATGAACACGGTTGACAACCCATCTGAATGATTGGCTGGCCCAACATGCTCACATGGCCCGGCCTGCTTGGCAGCTTCTTCTACCTTACTCTTGCACGTGGGGGCAACAGCCACTGCAACCGCCAGCAACATCGTAAGCCCTAGATGGGAAGCTTCATCCATCATTGGGTCAAAGGAGGTGAGGTAGCCCGGGATACCAGAATGATTGCAAGGGACTACCACCAACTCGACATCATCCATGGGTGTGCGTCTGTCATGTAATACGAAAGCTTCGTCATTGGCCCCTTCGTTGGTACGCATCCCAGTTTTGAATTGGTCCACTGAAGCCCATAAGGATTCTTTCTCCTTTGCAGGGGAATCTATGGTAGGACTACGACAACttcctttctccttttccttttcagaCAGGACAACTTTGGAGATTGGCAGGCAATAAACCTGGTTGTCCAGATCCCGACCACAACTCGTTGGAGGACTGGGCGACGTTGTGGCACCAGGCTATGTGGCCACATACCAGGCTTGACGCGGGCCCCAGTGAGGTGACCTCCCAACCAGACCCTAAGAGGTACCAACACTACCATCACTGCGTCGACAGTCTTTGCTGGTGGCACCTAGAGTGTGACCCATCTAGATGACCTGAACGACCACCACCGCCATTGACTTGCCCAGGGTCATCCTCCGAGGAAGAATCTGGGACTGATTGGAAGTCTTCAAGGCTGCCAATACGGATGATAACAAAGTACTGGAGAGTCCACCTCACCATTGAAACAACGCGACCCGTCCTACCAAGATCCAATTCAAATGGTTCCTCAATGAGCAGTTCCTTATTTGTGGGAATCAGCTTCGGGTGCACCGTCCAAGCCAAAAGCCAAAACATCGACAGGTCAAGAGTGGTTTGCTATGTCAGGGTGGATCTGCTCGATCCAGCAACACGAGCTCAATAGCTTCTCTATCATGACGAGGTCTCGAGCATGGCCAAAATTCCCTGTAGGGTGAACACCACCCGAAAGAACAAAGAATGACCAACGGCGTATGCCTGTTGAGACCAACGACGTATGCATGTCAAGACAACCTGTCGAGACCAACGTGTCGTGCAGACGCATCTATCACCAGCCAGAATGTGATCGGAAATGGTATGGTCAGTTAGCCCAACATGCTCTAGTGGATGGGGAGTGTGCCAGTGTTGAGGTTGTACTGTGCCGCCGCCGCATCAAATGCCTCCTGAGGTGAGACGGACAATAGGGGACCAACCACGGTCATGAACATTGTGCGATGGAGCTCGGTCTTGACCAAGTCAATGCTTGGTGAATGATTGAGAAAGCATAGCTCGCGCGTTGGACTTGGAAGCAAGAGCTCCAAGAGATCTGAGTCTTCCGGGATCAACAGCGACTCCGTGGACAGTAGCATGCCGCAAGCGTCAATGTCAGGGTGACACGCACCAGAGAAACTGGCGGTTGCGGACCCTAACGGCCCCTCATGACGTTTGGCACGCACCGTGGGTGTGAAACGTTGGGCACACCTTAGGCCTAGTGGCACCATGCTTCACCAACTAGCGCTTCTGGAGAAGAGATTGATGGAGGCTAGCTTCTCCGATGAGCCATGTACGAGAAGGGGGTGATGCGGGGACACTTACACTGATACGTCCGGTGACCCGACGCCTGGCAGCGCAGGCAGCAAGTCGATCGCATGCACATGGCCTTGTGCGAGGCAGTTGAAGCACTTGCCTTGGAGCTCCTCTGGCACCACTCTGCGTTAGCGCGGCGATTGAGGCCAGGTGCGACACTGAACCTCTTGCCACCCATCTGCATCCCAACCCGAGACACGGTATACC includes:
- the LOC133884630 gene encoding uncharacterized protein LOC133884630, with amino-acid sequence MASNALAPQTQAQPKPTRVSLSYEEISKLFSLPIAEAASILGVCTSVLKRICRTHGIVRWPYRKLVSGKAGDDTKNSEREKAKELLELSKIAKQKAFSSSGALTTSSSISQGAAKPQQSSSKAVGGQISPSGKQNASPSLALASQTKGIPTCMDDFKFGFPSSGLSCETMKWWGASSHTDSAPAKDGSREAHESIIHDASRGMTDDELDWGADEAEDDIVTAEPSALLCSLRRKAVDDGRKLLNGDTRRGQEFCRLNKRQKLVLAQVFGASLPEQWRSKLM